AACGGTGAGCTTTCGAATGAGTTGAAAAGGTATCAAGAAAGTTATCCAGCTAAACTGAAAATGGATAGCATCAAAATACGAAAGAAACCAATGATATGGACATTGTCATCAAACTACTCTCCACTGTCATACAAAAGAACAGTCTATGAATTTACATACCCATGAGACCAGAGTTTCCTCAATACTAAGCgttaaaatatgtgtttagatGATTACCAGCAGCAGAATTAACTTCGGTAAAAATTCGGccaaataaaaaagcaaataaCTTCAAATGAGAACAGACTTAAAAAACTTTTTGTCTGTTTAAAGTCGAAATTCGTTAAATACTTTCATCGACATCAACAACTGATCAAATTTCATTGCAAATGTATAATGTTATTACCAAGTAAGTGACAAATAGGCTGGGATATGGGCACAAGCTGCATATCATTATAAGACTGATATAAAGCTccttccaaaatatttttttgcaaaagCTTTGCActaatataaattgtatatgtattccTTTGCAAAAACGAAAGTtgtaaaacaaaaaacccaGAAATTGGTTTTGATGGTACGACATCCATATGTATGTGACAAATGACACACAatgaacttttatttttaagaagTCGTGACCAAGGTTTCGTGaccaaattattttcatttacagatTAATTAGCCATGATGTTGTCACTTAAAACTATGTCATCCACATAATTGCTTATAATGTGGTAATTAGTACTAACTAATATACTATTCAACTACTAGAAAGGCTGTCGTTTATAAAGGCATACATTGGAACCACCACCACTCCTCTCACCTTCACGCTTATGCTATTTTGTATGAAGTGTTATATTCCATTGTATGAGGAAATCATTCTATAGAAATGGCCATGGATATGACAAGTGCTATCTGTTGGTATAGAGTGAAATATTTCTATTAGTCAACTAGCCAAAACTTCTCGAGTTGTggacaacaaaatcaaaattgacGTTTCCAGCTTGCAGTTTTAACTGTGGATTTCTTCAAAATATAAAGGATGCGATATCAGTTGTTTTACAATTATTATAAGCGCGACGTCAATGCCATTAACATCAAACGAGCagtcatttatatatcaattttgattcaaaatacaatcaaattatgaagaaaaaacCCAACATATTATGTGATTAAATGAGATGTATTATGTGGAAGTATTTTGGATGAACGTTATATACTCTGTATAAAAATCACAGCTTGGTTTTGGCAAACGTTCATATGTACATCATGGTTACGTAGCAAATAATGATGACATGACATTTTTTAGTAATGTGTGTTACAAATGTAGATGTCcttttcattaaattttcaaacattttttctttctaCCACAAGTGTAAAGAACGCAATAATCTCACGTCATTTTATAAAGCAACGCCACGCATTtcaaaaatgataacaaaataaaaggacataacaaataattaaaacCTGCTTAAAACAACTCATTGATTAATGCGGTTATACAGTCTGTACCATAACGCTTGCAGTGCTAAACACCATAAATTAGTTTATTTGATGTAACAATTGCACCAATCCGATTAAGATAAGGACCTTCATTACACATTTCGATGTTGATGATGACCTATAGAGTGTCACGTCATGTCCAGATCACTATACATTCGTCATTTGTGCCACATTTTCTCGAATATGGTACCGTATATCCGTCTATTTTCACGGGTaaacatttttgtgattttgaccTAAGACTAGAAAatcaattttgtaaatatttcatggATCAAAATTCGTGACAAAGGTGATGTCCCACGAAAACACGAAAATACCATCACCTCGAAAATAGCGGCTATACGGTAACAGCAGCATCATCAACCAATGTCACTTTCAAACTTAAGCTGGATGGTTGACGCAAAGCTAACCTGACTATGACCTCTTATTCGGCACTGTTACATTTTCATTCAGGTGATAAAATGTAGTATAGAGAGTATACCCATTTTCAATCTGGTTGATTTTGAGCCATTACTTACCAGCCATCAACTCCGACATCATACACTTCATGACCCACCAACGCTTACAGCATCGCCGTCCTGTCCACATGAACCCACAGGGGAACACCTGTATTTCGTGTTGTTCAAGACAGTCCACTCTTGAACACCGACAGTACAGGGACATCTGTGGATCACAGGTTTGAGCCCGGAACCGGTAGTGCATGGCCGCTACTCTGCGTCTGGCCTAGAGTGCATCACATAACGAAAACATAAAGAATAATAACTTAGATCTCAATTACACTCTACTCTAAGGCTATAACTTCGAATTTAGATATATGGAACTTGTTGAACCTATGGAATCTATTGGTTTTTTCACTGTATGTTGTAGGACATGGgtcatttaaattaaattattaatccGCTTCTTTTTTAGAAGGATATAATGCAAAATATAGAACTACTTGGAATTGAAATTGTTGAGACAATGTCAAGTTCTGCTTTGCTATAGAGattatatttgattaaataataataaaaaaaattcaagatgATGTGCACAATGTATGCAGGTAAATTGTTTGCATTTGGAGTAATCATACTCTTTGCACAAGGtgtaaatttgatataaatgtttttgtttaatacATTATTACGTGTGGTAGATATGTATGTCATTACAGTGCAATCTCACTGaacaatattattattatattgagGGTTCAGCTCCAAGAAGTTTGAAGATAGGTAGTATTAACGGTTTTAGTGTTAAAACGGAAAGACTTtgaattagaaaaaaagtaaatatatgatCTTTAAAGAAATATTGCAAAGACTTCACATAGTAGCATATAAAACATTATCATATCAATCTTGAAAGTCTTTAAACAGAAATATCGTCATTATTTAGGTTAAAATTACTTTCAATAAATGTTGTACCAGcataatttcatatatttgtattgaATTTACGCAACACGCTGCAAAGTCAATCTGAAACGTACCATCATTGTATCATAATAACTTTGTCGTTTTGTCTTCTTGGgcttttttgttttcttctttgtTTTAGGAACGTTTGGTTTCGCTGTAGGTTGGTGTGTTCCTCCGGTATCTTGCCGGCTTGCTGGTCTCTGCGCAGGTCTTTGTAAGAGCTTCCGGTTGGGATTGTAATTGGCACTAAAACTGTTTGATTGTATCAGTCGAGGTGTCATTGGTTGGCTCTGCCCGGCTTGTTTGTTGTATATTTCGTTTCCGTAGTATGGTGctgtgaaaaaataatgatattacttCTTAAGGAAATTAATCAACGCTCGAAAAGATCGTAAAAACTCATAAATTAGCATAAACCAGAGTGTAAATTCTATCTCGATCGTGCACCTGGCAAATACCTCATATGTTCTTACAAATTTAGAAACATTCACAAATGAGTGTTCAGAGAGGTATCCTAAAGAAAGAATGGAAAGAAATAATTCAAAAACCTTCCTTTTCTGCGCTTTTTGCAATTTAAAAACTCTGTTGAGGATTTCGTGAGTATAATtacaaatttgatttaaaaaccTCGGAAATAATGGAATTTATCCTCCTGTAAATGCTGATCATTGAATATGACGAACCAGATGTATTTAGCTATTGGGTATTGTAAACCTGTGTATTTCTATGATTTAAATTTGCGTTATTTGATGTTTGCGTGTTGTCTTTATAGCAAAACCTACAAATGGATGGATGTTTcattatgatataatgttttCTTACGACATTTAATACAACAAGACAATATGATATTTCTCAATCTAAAGAGCTGTAGTTCAAATATACTGTGTGCATTCCAAAGGCACAAAAATATAACTTAAAgttagagacaaaaataattaaaataaataataaatatttcgAGATGTGGAGGATTGCATACTTCCCATATTTCCACACACTTGAACTGTGTTCTCCAAGTTACAAGTTATATTTCAAGTTACAACGAACGCATTTTGTTTATGCAGGGAACAACCAgttaaatgaaagaaaatacctTCGatatggcccctgtgtatacaagttAAAGCCCAAAGTAGAAATTTGatccggtgtaacgttgaaaacggacctccgttgaaaattgacctcgggtcagttttcaacgttgaaaacagACCCCGAacgccgttgaaaattgaacatgccgttgaaaattgacagtggcaaactatcaacggatggtcttttgaaaagtttgtactaatcttttttatgattatattttcgacgattttacgtttgtcaggtattcagtaattgttaatatatatttattccctgcactacaagaatacatgtattatatatttgcgtatggatcagttatgttgtgttctgcgtatggttgtgttgtgttgttgtgttgtgttgtggttgtgtgtttgtgtgtagttgttgtgttgttatgttatatgttgttgtgtgttgtgttattaTATGTGgttgtgtaatgttattgtgttgtgtgttattggggtgttgttgtgttgtgtgtagttgtatgctgtgtggctgtattttgtgttgtgttgtgttgttgtctgttgtgttgttgttccgtgcttgtgtaatgtgttgttgtgtgatgttttagtgatatgttgttgcgttatgttgtgtgatgttgtgttattgtgtattgttgtgttgttgttgttaggtggtgttgtattgttgttgtgttgtgtaatgtgttgttgtgtgatgttttggtgtgtgattttgtgttgttttatgttgtgttgtgcgatgttgtcgtgtgttgtgttgttgtgtgttattgtgttgttattgggtggtgttgtattgttgtttcgtggttgtgtgttgtggttgtgttgtgtattgtgttatgtgttgttgtgtgatgttttgttgttatgttgtgctGTGTTGTGAGGCGTGTTatgttgttgtggtgttgtgtgttgttgttaggtggtgttgtgttgttgttgcgtgtttgtgtgatgtgttcTTGTGTTAGTTGTGTGAttttttgttgtgtgatgttgtgttgtgtgactttttgttgtgtagtgttgttgtgttgttgttggatgtttttgttgcgtggttgtgtgttgtggtgtggttatgttgtgtgttgttgtgttgtgtgatgttttgttgtgatgttgtgtcatgttgttgtgtaatgttgtcttgtgttgtgtgttgtgtgatgttgtgtttagtgtgacgcgttgttgtgttgtgtgacgcgttgttgtgttgtgtgatgttatgttgtgtgatgttgtgtaatGTGAtgttcttatggggtcacttttcaacggggtctattttcaacgggtcgtgtaaaaagtgcgcttaatgttcagttttcaacggttgtcggggtcatttttcaacgttgaaaaatgactcgatgtcagttttcaacggggtccattttcaacgttacaccggtaTCTGATTGACTGGTTCTTATGAATTCTTATGAATTTGAAacttaaaaatgattttttttctgccaggtaattattcctaaataacaatgatatgaatttggaaatttagATTGAAATTTAGGTTTAGAATGCAatgtatcaattttgataatgaatatgtAAAAAATTAGAATTTCAAGATTTTTGCACCTTTTTTCAAAATGGATACCCTAGGtggagtttgagctgaaggacccaaactttgttttctatctagtgttatatgagaacctagactaaAATGATAGTACACAAGAGGTAACTAATATTCagctgttttaataatacattacaaaactttaacaccGTGGTCTATGTAAATTTATTTAGTTGATTTGTCTCTACACTGTAGTAATTTATCTGATGTTAAACTAGGAACGTCCATGCCATCTGTGATTCGGAGGTATATCCCCTAGTATATCTAAAGATTCATTGGTGTGGCTGTCTTTCGACAGCAAGAGTTATGAAGAACAGCATAGCTCGCTTATTGTAAACTTGTTAATGAAATAGCTAATAAATCAAAACTAGGTCCGGCCGAAACATTTATAAATGATGGTGTGACatcataaaagaaaaaaaaacacctagAGAGGTTATATAAAAGAAACAAGTTAATGATGGCAATACAATGTCACACAATTAATAATAGAGATGTTTTATAACTTATTAATGTACCGTATACATTTACAGGATACGTCATAAAATACCGCCAGGGACATGGTTCCGAAACGTTTGAACCgtttttttattcattgtacATTCATATTAACATAGAGGTTTAGATGTAATGCATAAATCCTTGTATAAATgtcatttataatattttttaaacagaTAATTGTCATGAATTTTGTCGCTTTGTATTTCGGATATGTTATTGTCTATCAAATCAGGTGTTGTTGTTAATCTTCTGAAGGAACGCATATTTTAACGTCTTGAATTGTTGTCAGTAGTGGAGGCGggttaaaattaattttatcatcCATCATATGATGCTGCAAAGGttgttacattttgtatctaAAGAGATTGTAAGATACAGTttcaattgatattttgatattaagtATCCCGTCGTTGAAAAAAATCGTGGGGTTTTAGTcgaatttgcaaaaaaaaaaaaaaaaaaaaaaaaaaaaaaaatgatattaacaaattttcttccATTGGGTTCGACCTTAAACAACATCATGCTATATTCACTCTTGTTGAATGTTTCAAACAAACTTGAATAATAACATACTTTGGACTATCAACATGGACTACTTTTGTAATgtgtagccggttattttcatgtGTCAAAATGTTTACGAGTTGGACTAGACAcgagaaaatttaattttaacgTTTTTTAAAATCTCGCGGTTTGACTATAAGGTtttttctcgcacctcggacagggaaatctcacttgatacccggtgctagatttttctatctcgtccgatctgtctggtacctttacgcgaattttggcggaattttacgccattcatgtaacagtccgcgcatgtgacgtcaaactctcaaaccggtgacgtcacaagcgtcagataatcaatattattagaaatatatgcattcagtcatttaccatgcattgtttggttgttgtttttaatcatgaaaacagtatgtaccgattgatcatcgttttctcttttatataaccgaactatagttttatgcggaatgactgaaatcgaagcgcagatgaaatggttaatcggctttgaaccaggaggcccaagacgggatagttttacactctgaacgcgtatatagatgggttttgttatatcttagaggcgcgagaaaaaaaatctattacctttaagtgatcgagatcgggttatctcagtctcgggctaagattttgtaacatcccaacctcggctaacgcctcggttgggattatgttacaaaatcttagccctcgactgagataacccgatctcgatcacttacaggtaacagattttattaatatctcTCATCGGTTTCTTTTTTTTGAGGATCACATCTTCACGACCATAGCAATATCCCACAGTGTGGAGTTGCTCATAATTCATCTTTGTACGACCTTTGACTTTCGACTTTGCTATCCCgaaattaaaatgaaagtaGTGATTATCAAATGGTGCATATGTATTACACTTAATGCATGCATgtaattgtaaattaaaaaaagaacaaataaataaaagaatgaATCGCCAGAACAGGGAAGTATTATAATCATATTGCTTTCATTTATACCTGATTTTTCTAATAACTACCATATTGGACGATGAACAACTACCCATTCCTTAACATTTCCCGCATAGAAGAATGCGTGATAATTCAACAATATAGTGCTGTGGAAAGTAACGATTGTCGGTTGTAGTGTGAGTCATAAAGTTATGCCGTTGTCTTTGTTTAgactaatttacatattttcatcATGAGTAGAAGTTTGTCCTACATTGTGTATGCCAAATCTCGATATGTTTCTGTCCTTACTAGTGTTCGTTTAAGATATACAAACCTGATTCAAGAATTAGCACTGAAAGTTAGTAATAACCAGTGTTGTAAGTGGATGAAAAAGGAGTTAGATTTCGGGGCCAAATATTTTTGATCAAAATCAACTGAATCTTCGAAACATCTTTTTGTTCTAACAATTGTAATTTGATATACTTTTTGAgttgtttgttttcattcttGTTTACTTTTAAAAACAATACCTTGGAGGGAAATTGAGGtttatgataattatgatgtcTCGGTTGAGGTCAATGATACGTTGTAATAGTAggtaaattacaatatttaatataatattttaactatAATTTTTCTACGTAATTCTCACAAAAAGCATAAAACATGTTATTACGAACGACCTTGTAAGTTCTTATGAGGAATAAGTTTATATGTTTAAAGGGTAATTAGAGATTTAAATTTAGATAGAGTGAATAGGCTCTTTTAGCGTTATTTTGACATAAAATGCTGAtgttatttcaattcaatcCGACTTAGTTTAATGTTTGTCCTGaaatatcataattaattttcaaataattaaacaaatcacACAAAATAACTAAGGTTAGACGATTCAGCAAACTGTTTTAGAACTATTTCATTCCCCAAATAACCTTTTCAATAAAGCTTAATGTGTTTTCGTGTAACTGACAAGGTTGAGGTTATCTGTTGGAGAGCTAAAAATAACGTAAAAAGGAACAAATGTTTTAAAGTTCACATTAATATCTttagatgggttttttttttctctgacaTTTTATGGTACACCACAAAAAGTACCATTAAATGTTCTCATAATGAGATGAATATATCCCTATTATACCTAGAGCAATTAAAGTACAATTAAATACAAAACAGTTTCGTTAATATCATCAATCAAATAATTCACGATGTAAGGAAATTCAGTGtaattgtttaattaataaatatcagAATTATGGTCATTTTTGTATCTTATATCAATACATAGTAGATAACTGTTAAAGGAGTTAAAGCTTGACAAATATTACAGCAGCAAACGACACTTTATCAAAATCACTGTGGGTGACATCCGTAATGAAACTGCAACTGAAAACAACTAAATAAACAATTTGTTGTTAAAACATTACCTACTAAGTTTTTATTAACTGCAGGATATTAAAGACAACGAAAGTGCTATTAAAGATGAAAACTGCTTAACCAGAGAAATGTTT
The nucleotide sequence above comes from Argopecten irradians isolate NY chromosome 1, Ai_NY, whole genome shotgun sequence. Encoded proteins:
- the LOC138309432 gene encoding uncharacterized protein yields the protein MLVKELQLFSLTWVGLAFTTGFQIFPNAPAQAPYYGNEIYNKQAGQSQPMTPRLIQSNSFSANYNPNRKLLQRPAQRPASRQDTGGTHQPTAKPNVPKTKKKTKKPKKTKRQSYYDTMMARRRVAAMHYRFRAQTCDPQMSLYCRCSRVDCLEQHEIQVFPCGFMWTGRRCCKRWWVMKCMMSELMADTRQDNGSPSGQGYGQGHGYGQGQGYGQGQGYGQGQGYGQGQGYGQSQGYGQGQGYGQGQGYGQGQGYGQGQGYGQGQGYGQGQGQRQSRGRMSLQAAMIAPMLMEAFEM